The sequence below is a genomic window from Lodderomyces elongisporus chromosome 2, complete sequence.
TCATCCCATCAAATCCAACTGTTCCACCACAATCGAACtcacaatcacaattaGCCAACACCATTGAATTGGAGAAACCCAAGCTTCGAGAACACCAAATGCAACAAAGTAATATTCCTAGTTCTCGATTAGCCCGTATTTTCCACTATGGTTCTCTTGCCGCAGGTATTGGTTTCAATGCTGCCACCGAAGGGATCAAGCAATATGCCTCAGGGAATACTTCGGCAATGTCAATGAAGTCCCTATTCTTATCGCCACAGAATATTGAGCGCATGGCCAAgaagttttccaaaatgaGAGGCGCAGCTTTGAAAATCGGTCAAATGTTGAGTTTCCAAGATGCCTCTATCTTGCCAAAAgaaattcaacaaatctTGTTGCGAGTGCAAAATTCGGCACATTATATGCCACCTGGACAATTGGAAAGAGTTATGGTTAGGGATCTTGGCCAAAACTGGAGAGAGAGGTTGTTCACTTCATTTGATGATGTACCCATCGCCGCAGCTTCGATTGGACAAGTGCATACTGCGGTAACCGAGGACTTGACACCAGTCGTTGTTAAAGTACAATACCCCGGTGTGGCCAACTCTATTGACTCCGACTTGAACAACTTGCTCATGCTACTTACAGCATCTACTCTCTTACCAGCAGGTTTGTTTTTGGACAAGACTATTGCCAATGCTCGTGTGGAATTGAAGTGGGAATGCGACTATATTAGAGAAGCACAAAACTTGATTAGAATGAGAGAATTTCTTAAAGATGACGAAGCATTTGTCGTTCCACGCGTGTTCCACAACCTCTGTGGCGAGCATGTTTTGACAATGGAAAGAATGAGGGGTACCGAGATTGTCAAGGGTAATTGGGACCAAGAGACAAAAGACTGGATAGCAACAAATATTATGAGATTATGCCTTTTGGAAATCCGCAAATTCAAGTTTATGCAAACCGACCCTAACTGGGCCAATTTCCTTTACAATGAAAAATCGCACAAGATTGAGCTTTTGGACTTTGGTGCCGCTCGTGATTTTGGCGATGATTTCATTTCCAACTATGTTAAAGTACTTAGGGCAGCTGTCAAGAAAGATGCTAAAAGAGTTGAGAAAATTTCACGCGACTTGGGTTACTTGACAGGCTTGGAATCACCAGCAATGACAAAAGCACACGTTGATTCCATAATGTGTCTCGGAGAAGCATTTTCTCCAATTGACAATAACGGAGAAccattcaatttcaaaaaacaaacaatcaCTGATAGAGTAAGAGGTAATATTGGATTGATGTTGAATGAGAGGTTATCCCCACCACCAGAAGAGACATACTCGTTGCATAGAAAATTGAGTGGTgtatttttgctttgtgcCAGGTTGAATGCCACTGTTCCATGCGAAGATCTCTTTAGAGAAATCATTGGATACGAAGATGATTGAGTAAGGGATGCATAATATTGGAAGTGACGAAGGATAGAGGAAGCTGATATCGTTGAAGATGGGCGAAAACAAGAGGGAGAACTAGTTAAAGATTATGAGGGACgataaagaagaatgaaagCACAATAATGAGCGATGTTGATTATATAGATTGTAAATGTATTTAAGTATAGTAGTAATGCAAAATTAATGATATAGAAAATgagataaagaaagaaaaagaagaaaaaaaaaaaccaaaaaaaaaaaaagaaaccaaacTTCATTTTTAACAATTACATTCACCATTGATGTGATACGAATTTCAAAACCCTTTTACGAATCGATCTGATTTGCTACATTTTCAATAGTGCAAAAAATAGTGAAGTTGTTTGTACGTCCGTTTCTGTTCTTATCAtttcaaatcttttttattttctaagCGCCTTTCTTCCACCCCCCATCCCCCACTGAGGTATACAAATTTACATGCATCACAAAATTGGGGgttttttctcaaaaattaaaacaaaaaatatataattcCCATGATTGAAAGTTTATATTGCCGCACGCATCTGTTGCAAACCAACACCCCGAAACCATTGATTGTTTTCTCTGAATCTACCATTACTAATCTAATTC
It includes:
- the COQ8 gene encoding Ubiquinone biosynthesis (BUSCO:EOG09262Z14), whose product is MTLSKRLYELAVISNSCATIAEGSVKVIQRDFRDFCEQNFFAKTIRDQCDDKKPMWEEAHALSRSARLNSSTNFNSPASTSTSTSAPSPLSRNSNSFGSQQQQQQQKRAYSTKPFVPGQDDVDLDDVIPSNPTVPPQSNSQSQLANTIELEKPKLREHQMQQSNIPSSRLARIFHYGSLAAGIGFNAATEGIKQYASGNTSAMSMKSLFLSPQNIERMAKKFSKMRGAALKIGQMLSFQDASILPKEIQQILLRVQNSAHYMPPGQLERVMVRDLGQNWRERLFTSFDDVPIAAASIGQVHTAVTEDLTPVVVKVQYPGVANSIDSDLNNLLMLLTASTLLPAGLFLDKTIANARVELKWECDYIREAQNLIRMREFLKDDEAFVVPRVFHNLCGEHVLTMERMRGTEIVKGNWDQETKDWIATNIMRLCLLEIRKFKFMQTDPNWANFLYNEKSHKIELLDFGAARDFGDDFISNYVKVLRAAVKKDAKRVEKISRDLGYLTGLESPAMTKAHVDSIMCLGEAFSPIDNNGEPFNFKKQTITDRVRGNIGLMLNERLSPPPEETYSLHRKLSGVFLLCARLNATVPCEDLFREIIGYEDD